In the Agelaius phoeniceus isolate bAgePho1 chromosome 11, bAgePho1.hap1, whole genome shotgun sequence genome, one interval contains:
- the CDHR4 gene encoding cadherin-related family member 4 isoform X5 has product MGMHGHLTFLLLSLCAPGTFVRATVLPDLPRVVTLSEDTVPGTRVTEVTVSCSNSSSSPNVTLDSIEHEHPFNSIAISSDPTDATMFWAEVTLRAGAELDARRVNQYTLILRAACPGEDEVEERLFVQVTAGHVLRCETLFASTEGDVVQVLADVAPRTPLYVVLPQPLGGLTFRLRNRNTPLTLTRQGLVLAPDNGFDPSKDTQTFLLDIEVMDRHGHNCSRALRVEVLPSRRPRVTFPEPHRAVTVTEGIGPGEVVTQVHARGDNVHYAILAPVAPVLFAIDEVTGEIRSTRQLQAIRAHLLIQAYNALHPHDHATATVNVTVQGTDRLTPRCVPAIFVSQVPETMSPGSTLVTLRCTSSTSTDGCLHYVLEGPPSSLSHFCMEGPQLKVNTTLDYDSEAMAALGFQFTATIVVTVGGQPRQSTRVPVLVTVTPVNEFRPVCPSSATFTVPETAAFGSLVGRVAGTDRDYPQESLEYSLEGGPGPAQPFSIDRRTVPTGEIRVVGPLDSQQHKSYRLVVRLTDTHNDLDPRKRQSRLCDVSVRLQAVLDQLPECIPEVQELRITAGSPGSRQPVTRLLCHGSPDSALLTYTIVGGNEDGRFRLEGNTLVYLPGDRAEPQPFVLLVEVWGGSGGRRRSSLVALVVHVTPRSTPVPASTTTQRTTLQKEPLVVLQTEAVWHPPAWFVAVLTLSGVLLLATLGCTARKLLCSNQAPGKLFLAKRHS; this is encoded by the exons ATGGGCATGCACGGACAcctcaccttcctcctcctcagcctctGTGCCCCGG GGACTTTTGTCAGAGCAACAG TCCTGCCTGACCTGCCACGTGTGGTGACCCTGAGTGAGGACACAGTGCCAGGCACCCGTGTCACTGAGGTGACCGTGTCCTGCAGCAACTCAAGCAGCAGTCCCAATGTCACCCTGGACAGCATCGAGCACGAGCACCCCTTCAACTCCATCGCCATcagctctgaccccacagatGCCACCATGTTCTGGGCAGAG gTGACACTGCGTGCTGGCGCAGAGCTCGATGCCCGCCGGGTGAACCAGTACACATTGATCCTGCGGGCTGCTTGTCCTGGTGAGGATGAGGTGGAGGAGCGGCTCTTTGTCCAAGTGACAGCAGGCCACGTGCTGCGCTGTGAGACCCTCTTTGCCAGCACAG agGGTGATGTGGTGCAGGTGCTGGCAGATGTGGCGCCCCGGACGCCCCTGTACGTGgtgctgccacagccactggGTGGGCTGACG TTCAGGCTCCGAAACCGCAACACACCACTCACGCTCACCCGCCAGGgcctggtgctggcacctgACAATGGTTTTGATCCCAGCAAGGACACCCAG ACGTTCCTGTTGGACATTGAGGTGATGGATCGTCACGGGCACAACTGCAGCAGGGCTCTAAGGGTGGAGGTGCTGCCATCACGCCGTCCCCGCGTCACCTTCCC TGAGCCACACCgggctgtgacagtgacagaagGCATTGGCCCTGGGGAGGTGGTCACACAGGTCCATGCCAGAGGTGACAATGTCCACTATGCCATCCTCGCTCCTGTGGCTCCTGTGCTCTTCGCCATTGACGAGG tgacaggggagATCCGCAGCACCCGGCAGCTACAGGCGATCCGTGCCCACCTCCTCATCCAGGCTTACAACGCGCTGCACCCACACGACCACGCCACCGCCACGGTCAATGTCACCGTGCAGGGGACAGACCGCCTGACACCGAGATGTGTCCCAGCCATCTTCGT GTCCCAGGTGCCTGAAACCATGTCCCCTGGCAGCACGTTGGTGACACTGAGGTGCACCAGCTCCACCAGCACTGATGGGTGTCTGCACTATGTTCTCGAGGggcctccctcctccctctcccacttctgcatggaggggcCACAGCTGAAG GTCAACACCACCCTGGACTATGACTCGGAGGCCATGGCTGCTCTGGGCTTCCAGTTCACAGCCACCATTGTGGTGACAGTGGGAGGGCAGCCCCGACAGAGCA CCCgtgtgcctgtgcttgtgaCGGTGACACCTGTCAACGAATTCAGACCAgtgtgccccagcagtgccaccttCACTGTGCCAGAGACAGCAGCTTTTGGCAGCCTCGTGGGGCGTGTGGCTGGCACTGACCGTGACTACCCCCAGGAGAGCCTGGAGTACAGCCTGGAGGGGGGGCCTGGCCCCGCACAGCCCTTCTCCATCGACAGGCGCACAg ttcCCACAGGCGAGATCCGCGTGGTGGGACCCCTGGACTCGCAGCAGCACAAGAGCTACAGGCTGGTGGTGCGGCTGACGGACACCCACAATGACCTGGACCCGAGGAAGAGGCAGAGCCGTCTGTGCGATGTGTCTGTGCGCCTGCAG gctgtgctggaccAGCTGCCGGAGTGCATCCCCGAGGTGCAGGAGCTGCGGATCACGGCCGGGTCCCCGGGCAGCCGCCAGCCTGTCACCCGCCTGCTGTGCCACGGCAGCCCCGACAGTGCCCTGCTGACCTACACCATTGTTGGAG GCAATGAGGATGGGCGCTTTCGGCTGGAGGGGAACACCCTTGTCTACCTGCCCGGTGACCGAGCCGAGCCCCAGCCCTTTGTCCTGCTGGTGGAGGTGTGGGGTGGCTCTGGTGGCCGCCGCCGCAGCagcctggtggcactggtggtgcACGTCACCCCCCGGAGCACCCCGGTGCCAGCCAGCACCACCACTCAGCGCACG ACTCTGCAGAAGGAGCCGCTGGTTGTCCTGCAGACGGAGGCGGTGTGGCACCCGCCAGCCTGGTTTGTGGCTGTGCTGACCCTCTCtggtgtcctgctgctggccaccCTGGGCTGCACGGCCCggaagctgctgtgcag CAACCAGGCCCCTGGCAAGCTGTTCCTGGCCAAGAG GCACTCGTGA